The DNA window GACAACCATAGGTCCTTATAAAGGAGACGGTATAGGTCAGGCTTGGGAAAAAGTTTGTTTGTTTGCACAAAAAAATAAATTATTTGGATTTAATACTCAGTTTATTGGTATCAGCCATGACGATCCCGGAATAACTGAAACTGAAAAATTGCGTTATGATGCATGTGTAAGTATACGTAAAGAAGCTAAACCAGAAGGAGAGGTTGGATATAAGGAGATAGAAGGAGGGAAATATGCGATATTCAGACACAATGGGCCTTATGAAAATTTTGAGAAAAGCTACGCATATATTATTCAGGAATGGCTTCCAGAAAGTGGAGAACAACTTAGAGAGTTGCCTTGTTTGGAAAAATATCTGAATCAGCCTGATGAAGTTAAACCAGAAGATTTGAAAACAGATATCTATATTCCATTACAATAGGTTTCCTATTATAGAACTTCACTACTATTTGCATATGTGTTTCTATTGCTAAGTCAAGCATGGACATTTCATTGCAAGAATACCCTAACGCTAAATAGAGCTTGTTTTCAGTTCTGTCAAGTCGTATTTTTAAGTTGTTATTCATTTTTCTAACCTTAAAATCACGATTATGAAAACCAAAACGTTTCTCTTATTAACCTTAGCTTTTTGTTCTGTATTGCCAGTTTATTCGCAGTCATCGTTTGGCACTTTAAGTGGTCAAATAATTGATTCAGCAAGTGGAGCTCCAATTGAACTCGCTAATGTTGTTATTTTTCAAAATGGGAATCAGATTGCCGGAAGCAGCACCGATGCAGACGGATACTATTCTATTTCACCAATTAAACTTGGTAAATACGATATTGGTGCAACACACATGAGTTACAAACAGTACATGATGGCTGAACTATTAATCAGTGGATCAAAAATCACCAAATTTGATATTGTACTATCAAAAGGTGATTATACAGCTCCTCTTGTAGAAATTCCAGTTTTTAGAAAAGTCCTTATTGATCAGGATGTAGGAGGAGGAATTGTATTAACAGGAGAAGAACTTAAAAAAGCTCCAATTTCCGATTTCGTTGAAATTTTAGATCTTACCCCAGGCGTATTAAATGGAAGTATTCAGGCTAACAGGCCCGAAAGTATGGTTTATATTGTTGATGGAATGAAAATTAGAGGAGATTTAGCTGTGCAAATGAGCACAATTCAGGAAATGCGGGTGTTAATAGGAGGGATTCCTGCCGAATATGGTGATATACTTGGAGGAGTTGTGGTAATTGAAACCAAAAATCCTTTGAATATATACTCACAATTTGATCACAGTAGGTCGAAGTCCAGAAAAGAATCAAAATAATAGTCTCAAATTATTGTTTTAGGAAAAAATATCCGAAAAAAGGAAATAATCAAAAATTGATTGCTTTCGTTTGTCAAACAATTATGAAAAATTAGGATAGTAATTATAGATCAATTATTTAGGATAAAAAATTAGGTTTAAATTATTCTTTCCAGTAAAATCAATTTGTTCAGACAACAATATTAGGTACTTAATTGCCTGTTTGTGCTGACGATTATATAACTTTATTTATAATTATTTTAAACAAGCAGGCTTTTGGCACACAAGTTGTAATTTGTTAGGTGAAGAGAAGAGTAGTTTTTTGGTGAGTTAAAGTCTGGCACCCAGCCGACTTTAACTCATTTTTTTTGATAGCATACTCAATTAATGGAATAGTAATAAATTAGCTGAAAATTAAAGTGTGATATATCTAGTCCTTTGCATTCTTTCCTCTACTGCAATTAATCTTATCTTTAAATCAGTATCAAGGTTTAATGGAAATACATTTCATATTATAGTCATTAACTATTTAGTGGCAAGCTTATTAGGTCTGAGTTTGGCAGGAAATACTATTTCTTATTTGTTTACGGAACCACAAACCTGGATGTTGCTTTCAGTTGTTATT is part of the Bacteroidota bacterium genome and encodes:
- a CDS encoding GyrI-like domain-containing protein, producing MMKLKCKIKNVKPQKVIYVTTIGPYKGDGIGQAWEKVCLFAQKNKLFGFNTQFIGISHDDPGITETEKLRYDACVSIRKEAKPEGEVGYKEIEGGKYAIFRHNGPYENFEKSYAYIIQEWLPESGEQLRELPCLEKYLNQPDEVKPEDLKTDIYIPLQ